A window from Chitinophaga filiformis encodes these proteins:
- a CDS encoding gliding motility-associated C-terminal domain-containing protein, with amino-acid sequence MYFKATLKSPMRAFMLVFIYLVWLVGLPLGETSAKDLPLTNATNSAIWLNNYLSHHPHSPLLSSAWRTEGRYFADGPLWSYAGSQSSVTFGVACALCRVDDGANAIDANRNTAATLVLPVGAVGGVGLKLQFSGTYQAGDQVALDLEIPDQFYSNQLLSAVSVNTFRGGVSNNDAISLNSELVRISVLGAGLGSTPKFRVIVPVTHDFDEVQVSLSALIAGFGSLRVYEATAFIPVTVNPAAPIVNSGGIVTFSPSIRIPGATFNWYTAPEGGTSIFNSAGFTTPPLNRTTTYYVTATNPADGLVSSVRSPVTVRVSGGAGPIWTFADQEESPLTAGIACALCYVNNPDKAVDGDTTTASTLSLPVGALTSVGQLLRFPGDYKAGDRIVMDLEIPGQLVSAAALAAIQIQTFNNDIANNDITNLGAGIIRVDALGLGISGKTKFRVTVPVAKDFDAAQISLSTAFAAFGVLNVYEAAAIIPVTVTPAAPTITAGTNVTLTAATGARISAPVYRWYTTPTGGTPVAIGSDFPTPLLSRTTTYYAEAYSPAANLSSYVRTPVTVKVAGGPGTIWSYGQEQQSPITGGIACAACSVTTPGLAVDGDTTTSAILTVPLGVAGTVGQLVKLPGVYQAGDSIILFLEAPAEDLAGVVLPGVKVTTFNNSIAGPAVSNNDGLTLDASVVKLQLLGIGLNNARKFRVAVPATKTFDGVQVDFGGLVGVSGSLKLYEVAAMIPVTVLPQPAKTAYNTPITLTPTIRLSNPVFHWYTAPQGGAPVFTGSGPFTTPSLIRNTTYYVEAEDPAGTTSLVRTAVPVTIGGGTGPLWTFGTGQQAPVTSGVACALCNVQNPAFASDGDTTTASHLSLPLGVAATLGQKISFPGTYHSGDSIILILGAEADILADAALLGSIGVSTSLNNVNNNDKQLLNGALLDIDLLQGINGIKRFRVAIPVSHTFDGAQIDIGSLLGANNSLYIYEAIAMTPVTVAPSPAAVNTGQTATLNATLPGIPGAIFNWYETPEGSSPIYTGSSFKTPPLFQHKTYYVEAISPADGLISIRRTAVDVNVNNASGNGQLSCSGSQTQSNGTGGVCLLCTVDNPGLAVDNDPATASKIRLTLGALGNVYQDLVFPVAGKAGDTVRLGLGTSTGLLDLAVLGGISVGLGNGTRPANAEMGALQSDLLTVRLLNGVQQSAYTFVANKNFDRVEIRLSALVGAITELNLYYAQVVTPVAQVAAGNVFTCSGSPVVLSATGPAGYTLRWYTSYTGGAPVGYGASFTTPAITKDTTYFVEAAGADSCGSERRMPVQVKTGLPGVVVTPSSAAVAEGTTPTFNVVAPDPEYIYNWYNVPAGGTPVFVGTQFTTPPVTANATYYAEAVLKGNASCKSLRTPVAVTLNGDGGPATPGDIDCGGATGQQTAASGICIGCFVEKQDSAVDNSTQTASVMHTVLGVGASIQQSLIFPAAGVKGDSVRIKLGFVTALADLGLLSGIQISSSNNATVNNDGVTLSPGLLNLRLLNGNRDLIYTFAPGAAFDRVNVKLSGLATALTTLKVYSAQIFAGTPTVEKDTVYICQGGTATLRATGPGTSFRWYNQPVGGTVLASGATYQVSDVTNAIYYVEALSSSGCVNPARKAVYVIVGLPQPLVTPSVSTIDAGQTVTFTVNGPNPAYQYNWYNAPAGGTLLKANSTSYTTPALSAAAVYYVEVRDPVNNCTSPTRTAVRVDINMPDEPTPCSYATQQVSPVIAGICLLCSVADPALAVDQNANSASTITSTLSAVGYVGQLLRFNNTYPAGDSVTLDLEIPGQLADAALLGGVRLETYNGNTPNGDAIFLNNSIVHLTLLNTGNKFRVTLPVAKAFNGVLVSINGVIAALTRVKVYFAAVVTSRPQVATPTVNVCSGSVATLVATSPNGADLAWYTAAVGGTPLPGNGTYVTPALTASATYYVEASRFGCANPVRIPVRVNVGTTPAAPTAAGRSICAGNPAALLATAPAGATFRWYSAATGGTLLASTANYTTNVLNADTAFYVEADNNGCKSATRTRVPVTVSAGPANLTVTPPATSVISGQGAIFTANATGTNVIYKWYNMSGDSIYTGAVFNTGPLTATSTFSVEAVNAGGCKSGPRVSVTATVVPGSNDIPCDAATSQENAANGICVGCYVENPGLAVDNSTLSKSTLHVVLGLLNGYVQQSLIFPQISEPGDSAVVSLSFDNTLADVGLLSAIEIGSYNGAVSNNDFIALNNPIIKLTLLGGNKQALAGFKPKALFDRLVIRLRSGAASALSAVNVHFASRVVGLPVVKGDTVCTGHHATLTASGPANVSFRWYTTATGGAAVSTGTSYQTPALTANTTYYVEAVKASLNCPNPQRVAVTAIVDPVPAIPVLDTTALSICSGSTATFNVKPVAGVIYRWYTAPAGGTLLFTGTSYRTPNLTATTAYYIEASNTTGCINTNRKMVTATIVGRPGAPAVSSGNVTICANSSAQLAATSATPGAVFRWYTTAAGGTPVFEGASFQTPVLTASATYYVEAAAGACTSAARTTVAVTVNPVPATPTVTTVPVNGEVVSGQSAILTASSATPGAVYNWYTVATGGSPVFTGPIFTTPALTSGITYYVEAVAGACPGARTAVPLTVTVVPNTTCDFANAQSNSTTAICALCSVVDAQNTTDADVNNYSILSVPLAAGGGSVQQSLIFPGVAAAGDSVRIVMELPAQLVDASLLSSLEVSSFNGATANNDALLLNSANVSIRLVSGSDKFTVAFAPGAAYDRVQVRLRGGVVAALVKLHIYYATRQVSAPVVAARNITICSGNTATLTATASPVAKLEWYDAPVGGQKVFEGASFITPALTATKTYYVQSVRTSNDCANPNRVSVTVSVVPGLVAPTVNSAAICAGQQATLTANVTGSNIQTRWYSAPTGGTLLFTGTTYVTNALSTDTAFYVETGNGACTLSSRVKATVTVGGSAPAPVLEAQNVNICAGSVATFKVTSATAGITYKWYTALTGGTPVDTGATFTTPLLSATTVYYVEASSNSSACSQASARVAATATVAARPAVPVLVSDDVEICAGQNAVLFIQNPQNNVSYQFYTAPTGGTLVSTGPVFVVTGITGNVTFYVQAVNNNGCVNAGDRVPVAIRVLPAPATPVVTAPAVAVCPGSTVTLSVQNPNASFAYRWYTTATGGTPVDSGSSFTTPAINSATNYYVEAGNGNCSSPARARVAVSVSTAPPVPVLESDNVSTCTGGTATLRVISNTNGVTYNWYTAATGGTKVFSGPAFVTPALNNSTVYYVEAVSTNSQCTGTSSRVAVTVTVGVSPDVPVLTAASVRVCAGQDVTLSVQHPQAGVSYQWFDAVTGGTLVFTGSNFMVTAVNANVSYYVQAASGSTCVSASRAAASITVDAAAPTPDVVAANMITCVGGTATFNVLNPDAALTYRWYNAPANGILLASGPEYTTAALNKNTTFYVEALNGSGCSSQARKGVTATVVNTIDAPLADGATICAGNAAVLNVKDPLPGISYKWYTAATGGTPVFTGAAFTTAQLNVNTTYYVEAATGGCISQSRTIVPVTVNTTPTSPVVTDATVTVCPGEIATLSVQQANAALTYRWYDSPTGGTPVATGNSIMTPAITANITYYVEALNTSGCASIDRTPVNIILGASASNAAVGGNADLCPGGMATLTATSATANAGFRWYTAATGGAPIATGATFITPALNQNTTYYVEAVSPGGCSSTSRTAVQVNILAPLASPVVTVSQTTPTQVTFEWTAVPGATAYQVTLDNGVTYVVPSSGPEGLSHIISGLSPAQTVTIRVRAVGIADCETSALSTAVTGTTENPQGNNIFVPNVFTPNGDGFNDVHYVYGNTIVNIVMRYYNQFGQQIFETKDQRNGWDGTMGGRQQPVGVYIYVLRATLQDGSVVNKKGTVTIVR; translated from the coding sequence ATCGTTCCTGTTACACACGATTTCGATGAAGTACAGGTCAGCCTTTCCGCTTTGATCGCCGGGTTCGGATCTTTACGGGTGTATGAAGCGACAGCATTCATCCCTGTAACTGTTAATCCGGCGGCTCCCATTGTCAATTCCGGCGGAATCGTTACTTTCTCACCTTCCATCAGGATCCCCGGGGCTACCTTCAACTGGTATACTGCTCCCGAAGGTGGGACTTCCATATTTAACAGCGCCGGCTTTACAACGCCGCCTTTAAATCGTACCACCACTTACTATGTGACAGCTACCAATCCGGCAGATGGACTCGTAAGTTCCGTTCGTTCCCCTGTTACTGTCAGGGTGAGTGGCGGCGCCGGGCCCATATGGACATTTGCTGACCAGGAGGAAAGTCCGCTGACAGCGGGTATCGCATGTGCACTATGTTATGTCAATAATCCCGACAAAGCAGTTGACGGAGATACCACTACTGCTTCAACGCTTTCATTACCAGTGGGGGCCTTGACTTCAGTAGGGCAACTGCTTCGGTTTCCGGGCGACTATAAAGCGGGCGACCGCATTGTGATGGATCTGGAAATACCAGGTCAGTTGGTGTCTGCTGCTGCATTGGCAGCCATTCAGATACAGACATTCAACAACGATATTGCTAATAATGACATTACAAACCTGGGTGCCGGCATTATTCGCGTGGACGCCCTCGGGCTGGGCATAAGCGGTAAAACCAAGTTCCGTGTAACGGTTCCTGTCGCCAAAGATTTTGATGCTGCCCAGATAAGCCTGTCTACGGCATTTGCCGCCTTCGGCGTACTAAATGTATATGAAGCTGCAGCTATTATCCCTGTTACGGTTACTCCTGCTGCGCCAACAATCACAGCGGGAACCAATGTAACATTAACTGCCGCTACAGGCGCGCGTATATCAGCACCTGTTTACAGATGGTATACAACACCTACAGGTGGAACACCTGTAGCCATTGGCAGCGACTTCCCTACTCCTCTGCTGAGTCGTACCACTACTTACTATGCGGAAGCATATAGCCCTGCAGCTAACCTCAGCAGCTATGTGCGCACGCCTGTTACGGTAAAAGTGGCTGGAGGCCCCGGCACTATCTGGAGTTACGGTCAGGAACAGCAAAGTCCGATTACAGGAGGCATAGCCTGCGCAGCATGTTCCGTAACTACTCCCGGTCTGGCGGTAGATGGCGATACAACTACTTCTGCTATACTCACAGTTCCGCTGGGTGTTGCCGGTACCGTAGGGCAACTAGTAAAACTGCCAGGTGTTTATCAGGCGGGAGACAGTATCATACTGTTCCTGGAAGCTCCTGCTGAAGACCTTGCAGGTGTGGTGCTGCCAGGAGTGAAGGTGACAACTTTTAACAACAGCATTGCTGGCCCGGCGGTATCCAATAATGACGGCCTGACGCTCGATGCATCGGTAGTAAAGCTACAGCTGCTGGGAATAGGCTTGAACAATGCCCGTAAGTTCCGCGTAGCTGTTCCTGCCACAAAAACATTTGACGGTGTACAGGTTGATTTTGGCGGCCTGGTGGGCGTATCCGGTTCACTGAAGTTGTATGAGGTAGCGGCAATGATCCCGGTAACTGTATTACCGCAGCCGGCTAAGACAGCTTATAATACCCCGATCACTTTAACGCCTACCATCCGCCTCTCCAATCCGGTGTTCCATTGGTATACTGCTCCGCAGGGAGGAGCTCCTGTGTTTACCGGTTCCGGTCCTTTTACGACCCCTTCTCTTATCCGTAATACTACCTACTATGTAGAGGCAGAAGATCCTGCCGGTACGACAAGCCTGGTAAGGACTGCGGTACCTGTGACCATTGGTGGCGGTACCGGTCCGCTATGGACATTTGGCACGGGGCAGCAGGCTCCCGTTACAAGCGGCGTGGCCTGTGCCCTGTGTAACGTACAGAACCCGGCATTTGCGTCAGATGGAGATACTACCACTGCTTCCCATTTATCACTGCCTTTGGGTGTTGCAGCCACATTAGGGCAAAAGATCTCCTTTCCGGGTACATATCATAGTGGAGACAGCATTATTCTGATCCTTGGCGCTGAAGCTGATATCCTGGCAGATGCCGCTCTCCTGGGAAGTATTGGCGTAAGCACTTCCCTGAACAATGTAAACAACAATGACAAGCAGTTATTGAATGGTGCCCTGTTGGATATTGATCTCCTCCAGGGAATAAATGGTATCAAAAGGTTCCGGGTAGCCATACCTGTATCACACACCTTTGATGGCGCACAGATAGATATCGGTAGCCTGCTTGGCGCAAATAATTCATTGTATATCTATGAGGCCATAGCAATGACGCCGGTGACGGTTGCACCAAGTCCTGCCGCTGTCAACACAGGACAAACCGCTACACTCAATGCTACATTACCCGGTATACCCGGTGCTATCTTCAACTGGTATGAAACGCCGGAGGGAAGTTCGCCAATATATACAGGCAGCAGTTTTAAAACACCGCCGTTGTTTCAGCATAAAACCTATTATGTCGAAGCCATTTCTCCTGCCGATGGTCTGATCAGCATCAGGAGAACAGCTGTAGATGTAAATGTGAATAATGCCAGTGGTAATGGTCAGTTAAGTTGCAGCGGTTCGCAGACACAGAGCAATGGCACAGGAGGCGTTTGTTTGTTATGTACAGTAGATAATCCAGGGCTGGCGGTAGATAATGATCCCGCAACGGCATCTAAGATACGTCTGACCTTAGGGGCACTGGGAAATGTTTATCAGGACCTGGTATTCCCTGTTGCTGGTAAAGCCGGAGATACGGTACGTTTGGGCCTTGGCACCTCTACAGGCTTACTTGACCTGGCGGTGCTGGGAGGTATCAGCGTGGGGCTGGGGAATGGAACAAGACCGGCAAACGCTGAAATGGGTGCCTTGCAAAGTGATCTGCTGACAGTACGTCTGTTGAATGGAGTACAACAAAGCGCTTACACTTTCGTTGCAAATAAAAATTTCGACAGGGTAGAAATCCGTCTGAGCGCTTTGGTAGGGGCTATTACTGAACTGAACCTGTATTATGCTCAGGTGGTTACCCCTGTTGCGCAGGTGGCTGCGGGAAACGTATTTACCTGCAGCGGAAGCCCTGTGGTACTAAGCGCTACCGGACCAGCCGGTTATACCCTGCGTTGGTACACTTCTTATACTGGTGGGGCTCCGGTTGGTTATGGTGCGTCATTTACCACGCCTGCCATTACAAAAGATACCACCTATTTCGTAGAAGCTGCCGGTGCTGATAGCTGTGGCAGTGAAAGACGTATGCCGGTACAGGTGAAAACAGGTCTGCCAGGAGTGGTGGTGACGCCATCTTCTGCCGCTGTAGCGGAAGGTACTACGCCTACATTTAATGTTGTTGCCCCTGATCCGGAGTACATTTATAACTGGTACAATGTGCCAGCCGGTGGTACTCCCGTGTTTGTTGGAACACAGTTCACCACACCTCCCGTAACGGCCAATGCGACCTATTATGCAGAAGCTGTATTGAAGGGAAATGCCAGCTGCAAAAGCCTGCGCACGCCGGTGGCTGTTACGCTTAATGGTGATGGTGGGCCGGCTACCCCTGGTGATATCGACTGTGGTGGTGCAACCGGTCAGCAAACCGCAGCAAGCGGCATCTGTATAGGTTGTTTTGTAGAAAAACAGGATTCAGCGGTTGATAACAGTACCCAAACTGCATCTGTTATGCATACGGTGCTGGGGGTAGGCGCAAGCATACAGCAATCGCTCATCTTCCCTGCTGCAGGTGTAAAAGGCGACAGCGTACGTATTAAGCTGGGCTTTGTTACGGCGTTAGCAGATCTGGGATTATTGAGCGGTATCCAGATCTCTTCTTCTAACAATGCCACTGTCAATAACGATGGCGTAACCCTGAGCCCCGGCCTGTTGAATCTGCGGTTGTTGAATGGCAACAGGGACCTTATTTACACTTTCGCCCCCGGTGCTGCGTTCGACAGGGTTAATGTTAAATTGAGTGGTCTGGCTACAGCACTTACTACATTGAAAGTCTATTCCGCGCAGATCTTTGCAGGTACGCCTACAGTGGAAAAAGACACCGTTTACATCTGTCAGGGTGGTACAGCCACATTGCGGGCTACAGGACCTGGTACTTCCTTCCGTTGGTATAATCAGCCTGTCGGAGGCACGGTGCTGGCTTCAGGTGCCACATACCAGGTAAGTGATGTGACCAATGCTATCTATTATGTAGAAGCGCTTTCATCTTCAGGTTGTGTGAATCCGGCAAGGAAGGCCGTATACGTGATCGTTGGCTTACCACAGCCATTGGTAACACCATCTGTGAGCACGATCGATGCAGGTCAGACAGTTACTTTCACAGTCAATGGTCCCAATCCTGCATATCAATATAACTGGTACAATGCACCGGCTGGCGGCACCCTGCTTAAGGCCAATTCCACCAGCTACACAACGCCGGCATTGTCTGCTGCCGCAGTTTATTATGTAGAAGTAAGAGATCCGGTGAATAACTGCACCAGTCCTACCCGTACTGCGGTGCGTGTAGATATTAATATGCCTGACGAGCCGACGCCATGTAGTTATGCTACACAACAGGTAAGCCCTGTTATTGCAGGCATCTGTCTGTTATGTTCAGTAGCTGACCCGGCGCTGGCGGTAGACCAGAATGCAAATTCCGCATCGACGATCACTTCTACCCTGAGTGCGGTAGGCTATGTAGGCCAGCTGTTAAGGTTTAACAATACCTATCCTGCGGGCGACAGTGTTACACTCGACCTGGAAATTCCGGGCCAGTTGGCAGATGCGGCGTTGCTGGGAGGTGTGAGGCTGGAAACTTATAATGGAAATACGCCTAATGGCGACGCTATATTCCTGAATAATTCAATAGTGCATTTGACCCTGCTCAACACAGGTAATAAATTCCGCGTAACATTGCCGGTTGCCAAAGCCTTCAATGGCGTATTGGTAAGCATCAATGGTGTAATAGCGGCACTGACCCGTGTGAAGGTATACTTTGCTGCTGTGGTAACATCCAGGCCGCAGGTAGCTACGCCGACGGTAAATGTGTGCAGTGGGAGCGTTGCCACATTAGTTGCGACATCTCCCAATGGCGCTGATCTGGCCTGGTATACCGCCGCCGTTGGAGGTACGCCTTTGCCAGGGAATGGTACTTATGTAACTCCTGCCCTGACAGCTTCCGCTACTTATTATGTAGAAGCCAGCCGATTTGGTTGTGCTAACCCTGTCAGGATACCGGTAAGGGTAAATGTCGGTACAACGCCTGCTGCGCCTACTGCTGCGGGAAGAAGTATCTGTGCCGGTAACCCGGCAGCACTGCTGGCAACAGCGCCGGCGGGAGCTACATTCCGCTGGTATTCTGCCGCTACAGGGGGCACCTTGCTGGCATCCACGGCAAACTATACAACCAATGTCCTGAATGCAGATACTGCTTTTTATGTGGAAGCCGATAATAATGGTTGTAAGAGTGCAACCAGGACAAGAGTGCCTGTAACTGTAAGCGCTGGTCCGGCTAACCTCACGGTGACCCCTCCGGCAACATCTGTGATCAGTGGCCAGGGAGCCATCTTCACTGCTAATGCTACGGGCACAAACGTGATCTATAAGTGGTATAACATGTCCGGGGATTCTATCTATACCGGTGCCGTGTTCAATACCGGTCCGCTGACGGCTACCAGCACCTTCTCTGTAGAGGCAGTAAATGCGGGTGGTTGTAAGAGTGGACCGAGGGTGTCAGTAACAGCCACAGTTGTGCCAGGCAGTAACGACATCCCCTGCGATGCCGCTACCAGCCAGGAGAACGCTGCCAACGGCATCTGTGTTGGTTGTTATGTTGAAAACCCGGGCCTGGCGGTTGATAACAGTACACTCTCAAAATCTACCCTGCATGTAGTACTTGGACTGTTGAACGGATATGTGCAGCAGTCGCTGATCTTCCCGCAGATCAGCGAGCCCGGTGACAGTGCGGTCGTATCACTTTCCTTCGATAATACATTGGCGGATGTTGGCCTGTTGTCTGCTATCGAGATTGGGTCTTACAATGGTGCCGTTTCCAATAATGACTTCATTGCGCTGAATAATCCAATTATAAAACTGACTCTACTGGGCGGTAACAAGCAGGCGCTGGCAGGCTTTAAGCCGAAAGCATTGTTTGACAGGCTTGTGATACGTCTCAGATCAGGTGCGGCTTCCGCACTGAGTGCTGTGAACGTACATTTCGCAAGCCGTGTGGTAGGACTGCCAGTGGTGAAAGGTGATACAGTATGTACCGGTCATCATGCTACACTGACTGCAAGTGGTCCGGCGAATGTATCTTTCCGCTGGTATACTACAGCAACAGGCGGCGCCGCTGTTTCCACAGGTACAAGTTATCAGACGCCGGCATTGACAGCGAATACTACTTACTATGTAGAGGCTGTGAAAGCAAGTCTCAACTGTCCTAACCCGCAGCGTGTTGCCGTAACGGCAATAGTGGATCCTGTACCGGCGATACCTGTGCTGGATACAACCGCGTTGTCTATCTGCAGCGGCAGCACAGCAACCTTTAATGTGAAACCTGTAGCCGGTGTGATCTATCGCTGGTACACTGCTCCTGCAGGTGGTACATTGCTGTTCACCGGTACTTCTTATAGAACGCCTAATCTGACTGCCACTACGGCTTATTATATCGAGGCCTCCAATACTACAGGCTGTATCAATACAAACCGTAAAATGGTGACGGCCACTATCGTTGGCAGGCCGGGTGCTCCGGCAGTGAGCTCCGGAAATGTGACTATCTGTGCAAACAGCAGTGCGCAGCTGGCGGCTACTTCTGCTACCCCAGGTGCAGTGTTCCGCTGGTATACAACGGCGGCCGGTGGCACTCCGGTATTTGAAGGCGCTTCCTTCCAGACGCCTGTGCTGACAGCTTCTGCCACTTATTATGTAGAAGCGGCTGCAGGGGCTTGCACAAGTGCAGCAAGAACAACGGTGGCTGTTACCGTCAACCCGGTACCTGCCACTCCAACTGTTACAACAGTACCCGTGAACGGTGAAGTGGTCTCTGGCCAGTCGGCAATACTGACTGCAAGTTCTGCAACCCCTGGTGCGGTATATAACTGGTATACCGTGGCAACAGGTGGTAGCCCCGTATTTACCGGGCCCATATTTACAACGCCGGCCCTGACCAGCGGCATCACTTACTATGTTGAAGCTGTTGCCGGCGCTTGTCCGGGTGCACGTACTGCCGTACCGTTAACGGTAACTGTAGTGCCAAATACTACCTGTGATTTTGCAAATGCACAATCAAACAGCACTACAGCTATTTGTGCGCTTTGCTCGGTAGTAGATGCACAGAATACAACAGATGCAGATGTCAATAACTATTCTATTCTTTCTGTGCCATTGGCCGCCGGTGGTGGTAGTGTACAGCAAAGTCTCATCTTCCCGGGAGTGGCAGCTGCCGGCGATAGTGTGCGGATCGTGATGGAACTGCCCGCCCAGTTGGTAGATGCAAGTTTACTGAGTTCACTGGAAGTCTCCAGCTTCAATGGAGCAACAGCAAATAACGATGCGCTGTTACTGAACAGTGCTAACGTGAGCATCCGCCTGGTGAGCGGTAGCGACAAATTCACCGTAGCCTTTGCTCCGGGCGCGGCTTATGACCGTGTGCAGGTTCGTCTGAGAGGTGGTGTTGTAGCAGCTTTGGTGAAACTGCATATCTATTATGCAACAAGACAAGTGTCAGCTCCGGTGGTAGCTGCGCGTAACATCACTATCTGTAGCGGTAATACAGCTACGCTGACTGCAACAGCCAGTCCGGTGGCTAAACTGGAATGGTACGATGCGCCTGTCGGCGGACAAAAAGTGTTCGAAGGAGCCTCCTTCATTACGCCGGCGCTGACAGCTACAAAAACATATTATGTACAAAGCGTGCGTACCAGCAATGATTGCGCTAATCCAAACAGAGTGTCTGTAACGGTAAGCGTGGTGCCGGGCCTGGTAGCGCCAACAGTCAATAGCGCTGCAATCTGTGCTGGCCAGCAGGCTACGTTGACGGCCAATGTAACCGGTTCGAACATACAGACCCGCTGGTATAGTGCACCGACCGGAGGTACGCTGTTGTTTACAGGCACCACATATGTTACCAATGCGCTGAGTACAGATACGGCGTTCTACGTAGAGACGGGCAATGGCGCCTGTACCTTGTCATCAAGGGTGAAGGCAACTGTAACGGTAGGTGGCAGTGCTCCTGCTCCTGTACTGGAAGCGCAGAACGTAAACATCTGCGCCGGTAGTGTAGCCACCTTTAAAGTAACGTCGGCTACAGCAGGTATTACCTACAAATGGTATACGGCTTTGACCGGCGGTACACCTGTAGATACAGGTGCAACGTTTACTACGCCGCTACTCTCTGCTACCACAGTTTACTATGTAGAAGCAAGCAGCAATAGCTCTGCATGTAGCCAGGCCAGTGCAAGAGTAGCAGCTACTGCTACTGTAGCTGCAAGACCTGCTGTTCCGGTACTGGTAAGCGATGATGTGGAAATATGTGCCGGTCAGAATGCCGTGCTGTTTATACAGAATCCGCAGAATAATGTAAGCTACCAGTTCTATACAGCGCCAACCGGCGGTACACTGGTATCTACCGGGCCTGTATTTGTAGTGACCGGAATTACAGGTAATGTTACTTTCTATGTACAAGCCGTAAATAATAATGGCTGTGTCAATGCAGGCGACCGTGTGCCAGTTGCTATCAGGGTATTGCCTGCTCCGGCAACGCCTGTGGTAACTGCACCTGCAGTTGCCGTATGCCCCGGATCAACCGTAACGCTCTCTGTACAAAATCCGAACGCATCGTTCGCTTATCGCTGGTATACTACGGCAACGGGTGGTACACCGGTAGATTCAGGCAGCAGCTTTACAACACCTGCTATCAATAGCGCTACCAATTATTATGTGGAAGCAGGTAATGGTAATTGCAGCAGCCCTGCAAGAGCGCGGGTGGCAGTGAGTGTATCTACGGCTCCTCCGGTTCCCGTGCTTGAATCTGACAATGTGAGCACCTGTACTGGTGGTACCGCTACCCTGCGCGTAATCTCCAATACAAATGGTGTGACCTATAACTGGTATACAGCCGCTACTGGTGGCACTAAGGTCTTTAGCGGTCCTGCGTTTGTCACCCCGGCGCTGAATAACAGTACGGTATATTATGTTGAAGCTGTAAGTACTAACAGCCAGTGTACAGGCACCAGTTCAAGAGTGGCGGTTACAGTAACAGTTGGTGTGTCTCCGGATGTACCTGTACTGACTGCCGCGAGTGTGAGGGTATGTGCAGGCCAGGATGTAACATTGTCTGTACAGCATCCACAGGCTGGAGTGTCTTATCAGTGGTTTGATGCAGTTACAGGTGGTACACTTGTCTTTACCGGCAGCAACTTTATGGTAACAGCCGTAAATGCAAATGTCAGCTACTACGTACAGGCGGCCTCAGGATCTACCTGTGTAAGCGCAAGCCGTGCTGCAGCAAGTATAACAGTAGATGCAGCAGCGCCGACACCGGATGTTGTAGCGGCCAATATGATTACCTGTGTAGGTGGTACTGCAACATTCAATGTCCTGAATCCGGATGCAGCACTAACCTATCGCTGGTACAATGCTCCTGCGAATGGAATACTGCTCGCTTCCGGACCCGAATATACAACGGCGGCATTAAACAAGAATACTACTTTCTATGTGGAAGCGCTGAATGGTTCAGGATGTAGCAGCCAGGCAAGGAAGGGTGTAACCGCAACAGTCGTAAATACCATTGATGCACCGCTGGCAGACGGAGCAACCATTTGTGCAGGTAATGCTGCGGTACTTAATGTGAAAGATCCGCTGCCAGGTATCAGTTACAAATGGTATACAGCTGCAACCGGCGGTACTCCTGTCTTCACAGGTGCGGCCTTTACCACAGCGCAACTGAATGTAAATACAACTTACTATGTAGAGGCTGCAACCGGCGGTTGTATAAGCCAGAGCCGTACTATTGTTCCGGTTACGGTCAATACTACACCAACATCCCCGGTAGTTACCGATGCAACAGTAACGGTATGCCCTGGCGAGATTGCAACCCTGAGTGTACAGCAGGCGAATGCAGCATTGACCTACCGCTGGTATGATAGCCCAACAGGTGGTACGCCGGTAGCAACGGGTAATTCTATTATGACTCCTGCCATCACGGCGAATATTACTTACTATGTAGAGGCGCTGAATACTTCCGGTTGTGCAAGCATAGACCGCACCCCTGTAAACATCATACTGGGTGCTTCAGCCAGCAATGCGGCCGTGGGTGGCAATGCGGACCTCTGCCCTGGTGGTATGGCAACGCTCACAGCTACATCAGCAACCGCAAATGCAGGCTTCCGCTGGTATACGGCTGCTACAGGAGGCGCTCCTATAGCTACAGGAGCTACATTCATCACCCCTGCCCTCAACCAGAACACCACCTACTACGTAGAAGCGGTAAGCCCGGGTGGTTGCAGCAGTACTTCCAGGACGGCAGTACAGGTGAATATACTTGCGCCACTGGCTTCGCCGGTTGTAACAGTGAGTCAGACAACACCGACACAGGTAACCTTTGAGTGGACTGCAGTGCCGGGGGCAACTGCCTACCAGGTAACATTGGATAACGGCGTTACATATGTCGTTCCAAGTTCCGGCCCGGAAGGACTCTCACATATTATTTCCGGCTTATCGCCTGCGCAGACGGTAACCATACGTGTAAGAGCGGTGGGTATCGCAGATTGTGAAACAAGTGCACTTTCCACGGCGGTGACGGGTACAACAGAGAACCCTCAGGGTAACAACATCTTTGTACCAAACGTATTCACGCCAAACGGAGACGGATTCAATGATGTGCATTATGTATATGGAAACACCATTGTTAACATAGTAATGAGATACTACAACCAGTTTGGTCAGCAGATATTCGAGACCAAAGATCAGCGCAACGGATGGGATGGTACTATGGGTGGGCGTCAGCAGCCTGTGGGTGTCTACATCTATGTGCTCCGCGCTACTCTTCAGGATGGTTCCGTAGTGAATAAGAAAGGAACCGTTACCATCGTCCGCTAA